One region of Kytococcus sedentarius DSM 20547 genomic DNA includes:
- the argS gene encoding arginine--tRNA ligase yields the protein MTPEQLAQAITAALEAAVADGQIAVEIPAEVRVERPKDRNHGDWASNIALQLAKKAGMNPREFAEIVAARLREAEGVAAVDIAGPGFLNITLDAASAGELARTIVEGDATYGNNDALTGHTINLEFISANPTGHLHVGHTRWAALGDSMRRLLAASGADVTAEYYINDAGAQMDKFGASVLAAAKGEPTPEGGYPGEYVQELGAAALEQRPDLAELPQDEAVTAARELGYPMMLQQIKDTLDAFGVHFDVWFSEASLHSSGLVEKAVERLREQGHVYEEGGAVWLRTTDFTDDKDRVLVRANGEPTYFASDAAYYLSKKDRGFTEKIYLLGADHHGYVNRLKAISAAAGDDPAKDIEIRIGQLISINGARLSKRAGNVVDLRDMLEWIGADAIRYSLGRYPADTPLELDGEELRKQTNDNPVFYVQYAHARTANVARLAAADGVSRAEGFDPSLLNDPTEATLLAALGDFPRVVAQAAELREPHRVARYLEGLAGAFHKWYDACRVRPRDGEEVTDLHRSRLMLNDATGVVLRRGLDLLGVSAPERM from the coding sequence ATGACTCCCGAGCAGCTCGCCCAGGCCATCACCGCCGCCCTCGAGGCGGCCGTCGCCGACGGACAGATCGCCGTCGAGATCCCGGCCGAGGTGCGCGTGGAGCGACCCAAGGACCGCAACCACGGCGACTGGGCCAGCAACATCGCCCTGCAGCTGGCCAAGAAGGCCGGCATGAACCCGCGCGAGTTCGCCGAGATCGTGGCCGCCCGCCTGCGCGAGGCCGAGGGGGTGGCCGCCGTCGACATCGCCGGCCCCGGCTTCCTCAACATCACCCTCGATGCGGCGAGCGCTGGTGAGCTGGCCCGCACCATCGTCGAGGGGGACGCCACCTACGGCAACAACGACGCCCTGACTGGCCACACCATCAACCTCGAGTTCATCTCGGCCAACCCCACCGGCCACCTGCACGTCGGCCACACCCGCTGGGCCGCCCTGGGCGACTCGATGCGGCGACTGCTCGCCGCGAGCGGCGCCGACGTCACCGCCGAGTACTACATCAACGACGCCGGCGCCCAGATGGACAAGTTTGGCGCCAGCGTCCTAGCCGCGGCGAAGGGCGAGCCCACCCCCGAGGGCGGCTACCCCGGCGAGTACGTCCAGGAGCTCGGCGCCGCCGCGCTGGAGCAGCGCCCCGACCTGGCCGAGCTCCCGCAGGACGAGGCTGTCACCGCTGCCCGCGAGCTCGGCTACCCGATGATGCTGCAGCAGATCAAGGACACGCTGGACGCCTTCGGCGTGCACTTCGACGTCTGGTTCTCCGAGGCCAGCCTGCATTCCAGCGGCTTGGTGGAGAAGGCCGTGGAGCGCCTGCGCGAGCAGGGCCACGTCTACGAGGAGGGCGGCGCGGTCTGGCTGCGCACCACCGACTTCACCGACGACAAGGACCGCGTGCTGGTGCGCGCCAACGGCGAGCCCACCTACTTCGCCTCCGACGCCGCCTACTACCTCAGCAAGAAGGACCGCGGCTTCACCGAGAAGATCTACCTGCTGGGCGCCGACCACCACGGCTACGTCAACCGCCTCAAGGCCATCAGCGCCGCCGCCGGTGACGACCCGGCCAAGGACATCGAGATCCGCATCGGCCAGCTCATCAGCATCAACGGTGCCCGCCTGAGCAAGCGCGCCGGCAACGTGGTGGACCTGCGCGACATGCTCGAGTGGATCGGCGCCGACGCCATCCGTTACTCGCTGGGCCGCTACCCGGCGGACACCCCGCTGGAGCTCGACGGCGAGGAGCTGCGCAAGCAGACCAACGACAACCCGGTCTTCTACGTGCAGTACGCCCACGCGCGCACCGCGAACGTCGCGCGCCTCGCCGCCGCCGATGGGGTGAGCCGCGCCGAGGGCTTCGACCCGTCCCTGCTGAATGACCCCACCGAGGCGACGTTGCTGGCCGCGCTGGGCGACTTCCCGCGCGTGGTGGCCCAGGCCGCCGAGTTGCGTGAGCCGCACCGGGTGGCCCGCTACCTCGAGGGCCTGGCCGGTGCCTTCCACAAGTGGTACGACGCCTGCCGCGTGCGCCCGCGCGACGGTGAGGAGGTCACCGACTTGCACCGCAGCCGGCTGATGCTGAACGACGCCACCGGCGTGGTGCTGCGCCGTGGGCTGGACCTGCTGGGGGTCTCGGCGCCCGAGCGCATGTGA
- a CDS encoding ABC transporter permease, giving the protein MGGALRSELRKLFTTKFVWGMALVVLLLSAGLSAFLGWAVTFDVPEGTQGGPPDFSDLELAQQVYRAPTMWVYLLALTAAALFVGSEERYKTVTSTALAVPQRWQTIVAKAFVVALMGLILGVTQLVGAVGAGSLVLAVNDAAAFPEPAELAKTFGAVLLAIVLWSLIGLGLGSVVSSPIVTVLIGVVGALVADVGLQIIAGFVDWIADVAPYLPGPATGALMGTDDEFLFWDALSQWQGGLVLLAYALVLTLVGIFIYRRKDVG; this is encoded by the coding sequence ATGGGCGGCGCACTGAGGTCCGAGCTCCGCAAGCTCTTCACCACCAAGTTCGTCTGGGGCATGGCGCTGGTCGTCCTGCTCCTCTCGGCCGGCCTGTCGGCCTTCCTGGGATGGGCCGTCACCTTCGACGTTCCCGAGGGAACGCAGGGCGGCCCCCCCGACTTCAGCGACCTCGAGCTCGCCCAGCAGGTCTACCGAGCGCCCACGATGTGGGTGTACCTCCTGGCGCTCACCGCCGCGGCGCTCTTCGTGGGCTCCGAGGAGCGGTACAAGACCGTCACCTCCACCGCCCTGGCCGTGCCGCAGCGCTGGCAGACCATCGTCGCCAAGGCGTTCGTCGTGGCGCTCATGGGCCTGATCCTGGGCGTGACCCAGCTGGTGGGTGCGGTGGGCGCCGGCAGCCTGGTGCTGGCGGTCAACGACGCGGCAGCCTTCCCGGAGCCGGCCGAACTCGCGAAGACGTTCGGCGCCGTGCTCCTGGCCATCGTCCTGTGGAGCTTGATCGGCCTCGGTCTGGGCTCGGTCGTGTCCAGCCCCATCGTCACCGTCCTGATCGGCGTGGTGGGTGCACTGGTGGCCGACGTCGGCCTGCAGATCATCGCGGGCTTCGTCGACTGGATCGCCGACGTGGCGCCCTACCTCCCCGGGCCGGCCACCGGTGCCCTGATGGGGACGGACGACGAGTTCCTGTTCTGGGACGCTCTCTCGCAGTGGCAGGGCGGGCTGGTGCTCCTGGCCTACGCCCTGGTGCTGACCCTCGTGGGCATCTTCATCTACCGGCGCAAGGACGTGGGCTGA
- a CDS encoding ABC transporter ATP-binding protein produces the protein MSTAMTDQAPGPAAPQPTGPAHGHGGQGARVEIQNLSKHYGSFRAVDDLSFTVEPGRITGFLGPNGSGKTTTLRMLLGLIRKTSGTATIDGRDYRSIKRPLHTVGAALEATNFHPNRSGRNHLRTIAATHGIPDSRVDELLELVGIPGAARKKAGGYSMGMRQRLGLATALLGDPRVLVLDEPANGLDPQGIRWLRGVLHHLAHDQGKTILVSSHMLSEVQQTVDDVVIIANGRKIAAGPLAELEGTTGTRVRTRDPQALAAVLSDRGTRATVLEDGHLDIESEDAEFIGDTALAAGQPIYGMSTTRSDLEEMFVRLTEQHGNRNEEA, from the coding sequence ATGAGCACTGCGATGACAGACCAGGCGCCCGGGCCCGCAGCCCCGCAGCCCACCGGGCCCGCCCACGGCCACGGCGGCCAGGGCGCCCGCGTCGAGATCCAGAACCTCTCCAAGCACTACGGCAGTTTCCGCGCCGTCGACGACCTGTCGTTCACGGTCGAGCCCGGCCGCATCACCGGCTTCCTGGGCCCCAACGGATCGGGCAAGACCACCACGTTGCGCATGCTGCTGGGGCTGATCCGCAAGACCAGCGGCACCGCCACCATCGACGGCCGGGACTACCGGTCCATCAAGCGCCCGCTCCACACCGTGGGCGCAGCCCTGGAGGCCACGAACTTCCACCCGAACCGCTCCGGTCGCAACCACCTGCGCACCATCGCGGCCACCCACGGCATCCCCGACTCGCGCGTCGACGAGCTGCTGGAGCTCGTGGGCATCCCCGGCGCCGCCCGCAAGAAAGCAGGCGGCTACTCCATGGGCATGCGCCAGCGACTCGGCCTCGCGACGGCCCTCCTGGGCGACCCCCGCGTGCTCGTCCTCGACGAGCCGGCCAACGGCTTGGACCCGCAGGGCATCCGCTGGCTCCGCGGCGTCCTGCACCACCTGGCGCACGACCAGGGCAAGACCATCCTGGTCAGCTCGCACATGCTCTCCGAGGTACAGCAGACCGTCGACGACGTCGTGATCATCGCCAACGGGCGCAAGATCGCCGCCGGTCCCCTCGCGGAGCTGGAGGGCACCACCGGCACCCGTGTCCGGACGCGCGACCCGCAGGCCCTGGCGGCCGTCCTGTCCGACCGCGGCACCCGCGCCACGGTGCTCGAGGACGGCCATCTGGACATCGAGAGCGAGGACGCCGAGTTCATCGGCGACACCGCCCTGGCAGCCGGTCAACCCATCTACGGCATGTCCACCACCCGCAGCGACCTCGAGGAGATGTTCGTCCGTCTCACCGAGCAGCACGGCAACCGCAACGAGGAGGCCTGA